In Ensifer canadensis, a genomic segment contains:
- a CDS encoding protein-L-isoaspartate(D-aspartate) O-methyltransferase, translated as MVLRLRAEGISNQGLLNAVEQTQRGHFAPPQFQADAHSQRTIPLDCGSFMEGYDFAVRLLHCLNLKSGQRILEVGTGSGFTAAVMGRIAERVLTIDRYQTLVSTAQKSLEKSGVRNVIVRHADGSAGVPGEGTFDRILITAAFNSLPRMFSDHLVSGGTLVVPIMMSETHCRIVRVSRTGSRFDREDLFDAPYLPIVPQLASYL; from the coding sequence ATGGTCTTGCGGCTGCGCGCCGAAGGCATCAGCAACCAGGGCCTGCTGAACGCGGTCGAGCAGACGCAGCGCGGCCATTTCGCGCCGCCGCAGTTCCAGGCGGACGCTCATTCGCAGCGGACGATCCCACTCGACTGCGGCTCGTTCATGGAAGGCTATGACTTCGCCGTCCGGCTGTTGCACTGCCTTAACCTCAAGTCCGGGCAGCGCATCCTCGAGGTGGGAACCGGCAGCGGCTTTACCGCTGCAGTGATGGGCCGCATCGCCGAGCGCGTGCTGACAATCGACCGCTACCAGACACTCGTCTCCACTGCGCAGAAAAGCCTGGAAAAGTCGGGTGTGCGCAATGTCATCGTCCGCCATGCCGATGGCAGTGCCGGAGTACCGGGCGAGGGCACGTTCGATCGCATCTTGATTACCGCTGCGTTCAACAGCCTGCCGCGCATGTTCTCCGACCATCTCGTGTCCGGCGGAACGCTGGTCGTTCCGATCATGATGAGCGAAACGCATTGTCGCATCGTTCGTGTCAGCCGCACCGGCAGCCGCTTCGATCGTGAGGATCTGTTCGACGCGCCTTACCTTCCGATCGTTCCGCAACTGGCGTCTTACCTCTAG
- the surE gene encoding 5'/3'-nucleotidase SurE yields MRILLTNDDGIHAEGLAVLERIAKTLSEDVWVVAPEADQSGLAHSLTLSEPLRLRQISEKRFALRGTPTDCVIMAVRKVLDSKPDLVLSGVNIGANMADDVTYSGTVAGAIEGTLQGIRSMALSQAYSHVVGEAVAWDVVERHAPALIRSLLAVDLPDGTLLNLNFPKCSADAVAGTEVTSQGKLDFGLSIDERADGRGFPYFWLRFGERFGDFRAGTDIHALRENRISVTPLKLDLTDYSVQDRLARALSEGTVA; encoded by the coding sequence ATGCGGATCCTGCTGACAAACGACGATGGCATCCACGCCGAAGGCCTTGCGGTCCTCGAGCGGATAGCCAAGACGCTTTCCGAGGATGTCTGGGTGGTGGCGCCCGAGGCCGATCAGAGCGGTCTTGCCCATTCGCTGACGTTGTCGGAACCGCTGCGCTTGCGTCAGATCTCCGAGAAGCGTTTTGCGCTCAGGGGCACGCCGACTGATTGCGTGATCATGGCTGTGCGCAAGGTGCTGGACAGCAAGCCGGATCTCGTCCTATCGGGCGTCAATATCGGCGCCAACATGGCTGACGACGTCACCTATTCCGGCACCGTCGCCGGTGCGATCGAGGGAACGCTGCAGGGCATCCGCTCCATGGCGTTGAGCCAGGCCTACAGCCACGTCGTCGGCGAGGCGGTGGCCTGGGACGTGGTCGAGCGTCACGCGCCTGCGTTGATCCGCAGCCTGCTGGCAGTTGATCTTCCTGATGGTACGTTGCTCAACCTCAACTTCCCGAAGTGCTCCGCCGATGCCGTCGCCGGCACCGAAGTGACTTCGCAAGGCAAGCTCGACTTCGGTCTTTCCATCGACGAGCGTGCCGACGGTCGCGGCTTTCCCTACTTCTGGCTGCGTTTTGGCGAGCGCTTCGGTGATTTTCGCGCCGGTACCGATATCCACGCGCTTCGTGAAAACCGGATCTCGGTGACGCCGCTCAAGCTCGACCTGACCGACTATTCAGTGCAGGACCGTCTGGCACGGGCCTTGAGCGAAGGGACCGTCGCTTGA
- the tatC gene encoding twin-arginine translocase subunit TatC, producing MSGDIEDRPQPLIEHLIELRKRLMWAVGAFFIAFLVCFYFAKGLFNLLVLPFKWAVGWAGMDQRNVELIYTAPQEFFFTQIKVAMFGALVIAFPVIASQIYKFVAPGLYKNERAAFLPFLIASPLLFLLGGALVYFFFTPMVMWFFLAMEQGGDEGHVAIQLLPKVSEYLSLIMSLVFAFGLVFQLPVVTTLLARVGFVSAQGLAEKRKYAIVIAFIVAAVLTPPDPVSQIGLALPAILLYEISIYTARLVERQRAADALKREAAQSQEETSEEVGPAKG from the coding sequence ATGAGCGGCGATATCGAGGACCGGCCGCAGCCGCTGATCGAACATCTGATCGAGCTCAGAAAGCGGCTGATGTGGGCCGTTGGCGCGTTCTTCATCGCCTTTCTCGTCTGCTTCTACTTTGCCAAGGGTCTCTTCAACCTTCTGGTGCTGCCGTTCAAATGGGCGGTCGGTTGGGCCGGGATGGATCAACGCAATGTCGAGCTGATCTACACTGCTCCGCAGGAGTTCTTTTTCACCCAGATCAAGGTGGCGATGTTCGGCGCTCTCGTGATCGCCTTTCCGGTGATCGCGTCGCAGATCTACAAGTTCGTCGCCCCCGGCCTCTACAAGAACGAGCGTGCGGCATTCCTGCCGTTCCTGATTGCCTCGCCGCTCCTGTTCCTGCTCGGTGGCGCGCTCGTCTATTTCTTCTTCACGCCGATGGTCATGTGGTTCTTCCTGGCGATGGAGCAGGGCGGTGACGAGGGGCATGTTGCAATCCAGCTTCTGCCCAAGGTCTCGGAATATCTGAGCCTGATCATGTCGCTGGTCTTTGCTTTCGGCCTCGTGTTCCAGCTGCCGGTGGTCACCACGCTTCTGGCCCGCGTTGGCTTCGTCAGCGCACAGGGACTTGCCGAGAAGCGCAAATACGCGATCGTGATTGCCTTCATTGTCGCGGCCGTCCTGACACCGCCGGACCCAGTCTCCCAGATCGGCCTTGCACTGCCCGCCATCCTTCTCTACGAAATTTCGATCTATACGGCGCGACTCGTCGAGAGACAGCGGGCAGCGGATGCGCTCAAGCGTGAGGCTGCCCAGTCGCAGGAAGAAACTTCCGAAGAGGTTGGCCCCGCAAAGGGCTGA
- the serS gene encoding serine--tRNA ligase — MLDIKWIRENADVLDAALAKRGAEPSSASLIAIDERRRTILQSLQDMQSRRNAASKDIGAAMAQKNNELAEKLKAEVAELKNSMPALEEESRQVEAELNDALSRLPNIPLDDVPVGSDEAGNVVTRVIGAKPTWNHQPREHFEVGEALGLMDFEGAARIAGSRFTILKGQLARLERALGQFMLDLHTQEHGYTEVQPPLLVRDDAMYGTGQLPKFAEDLFRTTDDRWLIPTAEVPLTNIVREQILDGEKLPLRFTALTPSFRSEAGSSGRDTRGMLRQHQFNKVELVSITDAETSVAEHERMTACAEEVLKRLGLHYRVMTLCTGDMGFGARKTYDLEVWLPGQDTYREISSCSVCGDFQARRMNARYRNKEDKGTRFVHSLNGSGVAVGRALIAVIENYLNADGSVSVPDVLLPYMGGQKRIEKAA, encoded by the coding sequence ATGCTTGATATCAAATGGATCCGTGAGAATGCCGATGTGCTGGATGCCGCCCTGGCGAAGCGGGGCGCGGAACCATCGTCTGCGTCGCTGATCGCCATCGACGAACGTCGCCGCACAATCCTTCAGTCGCTGCAGGACATGCAGTCGCGCCGCAACGCGGCGTCGAAGGATATCGGCGCGGCCATGGCACAGAAGAACAATGAGCTCGCCGAAAAGCTCAAGGCCGAAGTTGCCGAACTGAAGAATTCAATGCCGGCGCTCGAGGAAGAGAGCCGCCAGGTCGAAGCCGAACTGAACGACGCCCTGTCGCGTCTTCCTAATATTCCGCTCGACGACGTCCCTGTTGGTTCGGACGAGGCGGGCAATGTCGTGACACGGGTTATCGGTGCCAAACCCACCTGGAACCACCAGCCGCGCGAGCATTTCGAAGTCGGCGAGGCGCTCGGGCTGATGGATTTTGAGGGAGCCGCGCGCATTGCCGGATCCCGCTTCACCATCCTGAAGGGCCAGCTCGCCCGGCTCGAACGCGCGCTCGGCCAGTTCATGCTCGACCTGCACACCCAAGAGCACGGCTATACCGAAGTACAGCCGCCGCTATTGGTGCGTGACGATGCGATGTACGGCACCGGCCAACTGCCGAAATTTGCCGAAGACCTGTTCCGCACAACCGACGATCGCTGGTTGATCCCGACGGCGGAAGTGCCATTGACCAACATCGTGCGCGAGCAGATCCTCGATGGCGAAAAGCTGCCGTTGCGCTTTACCGCGTTGACCCCGTCCTTTCGTTCGGAGGCCGGTTCTTCGGGCCGCGACACGCGTGGCATGCTGCGCCAGCACCAGTTCAACAAGGTCGAACTCGTGTCGATCACCGATGCCGAGACGTCCGTTGCCGAGCATGAGCGCATGACTGCCTGCGCCGAAGAAGTGCTGAAGCGTCTGGGTCTGCACTACCGCGTGATGACGCTTTGCACCGGCGACATGGGCTTTGGCGCCCGCAAGACCTACGATCTCGAGGTCTGGTTGCCGGGACAGGACACATATCGCGAGATTTCGTCCTGCTCGGTCTGCGGCGATTTCCAGGCGCGGCGCATGAATGCGCGTTACCGCAACAAGGAAGACAAGGGCACAAGGTTCGTTCACTCGCTGAACGGTTCCGGCGTCGCCGTCGGCCGCGCCCTGATCGCCGTTATCGAAAATTACCTGAACGCCGACGGCTCGGTTTCGGTGCCGGATGTATTGCTTCCCTATATGGGCGGCCAGAAACGTATCGAAAAAGCTGCCTGA